In one window of Candidatus Hydrogenedentota bacterium DNA:
- a CDS encoding ABC transporter permease encodes MNALLRDILRARETVLFGVLCLMFAGFAMTTEYFLNLDALLSYSRYWVVPGMIAIPMTFVIATAGIDLSVGSIVGMCGIILGILYRDYHWPIAGACAAAVLSGGLAGAFNGGVSSALRIPPLVVTLATMTLFRGVAFGLSKADAISNFPPAFTWLGNGTLFTFHFQGDPVFVPATLLGLVAMVIIGGLLLRFSWIGRYALAIGENPIAAAFAAIPARWMLFGIYTATGLVCGVASLFYTAIFATARADGGVGLELEAIAAVVIGGTRISGGQASVTGTLLGLLIIGILRYGLELSGVKSQYVVILVGLLLIVTAVFNEWMARRAGESK; translated from the coding sequence ATGAACGCCCTCCTCCGCGATATCCTCCGCGCCCGCGAAACCGTCCTCTTCGGCGTGCTCTGCCTCATGTTCGCCGGTTTCGCCATGACCACCGAGTACTTCCTCAACCTGGACGCCCTACTCAGCTACAGCCGCTACTGGGTCGTCCCCGGTATGATCGCCATTCCGATGACCTTCGTCATCGCCACCGCCGGAATCGACCTCTCCGTCGGCTCCATCGTCGGCATGTGCGGCATCATCCTCGGCATCCTCTACCGCGACTACCACTGGCCCATCGCGGGAGCATGCGCCGCCGCCGTGCTCTCCGGCGGGCTCGCCGGCGCCTTCAACGGCGGCGTCAGCAGCGCCCTGCGCATACCCCCGCTCGTCGTCACCCTCGCCACCATGACCCTCTTCCGCGGCGTGGCCTTCGGCCTCAGCAAGGCCGACGCCATCAGCAATTTCCCGCCCGCCTTCACCTGGCTCGGCAACGGGACCCTCTTCACCTTCCACTTCCAGGGCGATCCCGTCTTTGTTCCCGCAACACTCCTCGGCCTCGTCGCCATGGTCATCATCGGCGGACTCCTGCTGCGCTTCTCCTGGATAGGCCGCTACGCACTCGCCATCGGCGAAAACCCCATCGCCGCCGCATTCGCCGCCATACCCGCGCGATGGATGCTCTTTGGCATCTATACCGCCACCGGCCTCGTCTGCGGCGTCGCCTCCCTCTTCTACACGGCAATCTTCGCCACCGCCCGCGCCGATGGCGGCGTCGGCCTCGAACTCGAAGCCATCGCCGCCGTCGTCATCGGCGGCACCCGCATCAGCGGCGGACAGGCCTCCGTCACCGGAACCTTGCTTGGCCTACTGATCATCGGTATTCTTAGATACGGACTCGAACTGAGTGGTGTGAAATCGCAATACGTGGTCATCCTCGTCGGACTGCTCCTCATCGTGACGGCCGTCTTCAACGAGTGGATGGCCCGGCGCGCGGGAGAAAGTAAATGA